The following nucleotide sequence is from Mucilaginibacter sp. cycad4.
TCACGGCCAAAACTGCTGTCATGAAAAACACGAAGTAGCGGTGCCTTAGCGAGAAGTATATGATGTTTTTAATGAATTTGTTCATTGTTTGATCAGTATTGAGTTTCAGGTTAATTTGTCAGCCTAATGCAGTGTCTGTGTTTCTGCATAACACTAACTAATTAATCGCCGGCAAGGGCGTCATATAACAGCAACTGGTTTTTGGATATCACCTTATCGCCCGGTTTTAAACCCGATGCGATATAGCTGGTATCTTCAACCGTTTTAATTACGCTAACCTCGCGCAGTTTGAGATCGCATTTATCATTGTAGATCACTACAAAATTTCTGCTGTTATCAAAAACCACAGCCTTGGCAGGTACTGATACCGATTGCGCTTTATCCGTATTGGTGATTACCACATTGGTAAACATTTCGGGTTTAAGCAGCATGCCTTCGTTCGGTAATACAATCTTGATCTTCATTACTTTGTTATCGGGATCTAAAACAGAACTTATGGCATCAACCTTGCCGGTAAAAACTTTATCCGGATAAGCAACTGTGGTAATCTTTGCTGTATAGCCCGCTTTTACTTTAGAGATATCCGATTCAAATACGTTGGCCCAGATCCAAACATCCTTCATGTTTGATATGGTGAACATGGCATTATTGTTATCCGGGCGGATAAAACTGCCTGCAGTAATGTTCTTTTCAACTATATAGCCGCTTTCGGGTGCTTTGATCACCAGCGTGCCGCCCGGGCTTGTATTGCCGCCCCCGTTAATGCTGATCTGCTCTTTTACCTTACTGTAGGCAGCTTCGGCCTTGTTATAATTCTCTTTAGCCTCCGTATAATCGCGCTCACTCGAGATGCCGTTTTTGTACAGGTATTCGGCCTGTTCCAACTGACGTTTGGCGATGGATACGTCGGCTTTTGATGAGGCAAGGTCGGTATAGTTACCCGCTACATCGGCGCTGCGCACTATAGCCAGGGTTTGCCCTTTGCTAACTTTATCGCCAAGGGATACTTTAACGTCAAGAACCTGCCCGCCCGAAAACGGGAATACCTTTATAACTGCATTGTCGTCATATGAAACCTCGCCCGAAAGGCTCAGTTCGTTTTTTATGGTTGTGGTTTTGGCGGTGTCGATTGTGATCATACGGGCCATCGAGTCGCTGACACAAACCTGTTTATTTTCGGTTACAGGTGGTGTTTTGCCTTTGCAGGCAGCAAGCAATAGTAAAGCTGAGATGCCGGAAAACAGCGTTTCTCTTTTCATCATAGTAATTTTTAAGGAATTTGTCAGGATTTAATTATAGTAGTGCCGGTAGCAAAGTTGAGATCGGCAATAGCTTTTTGAAGGTTATATTGCTGCTGCAGGATCTTAAGCTTGGTATCTTTGTAGGTATCAAAAAAGTCAACAAACTCAACCAGGCTTATCTGCCTTTGCTGAAAGCTTTTGAGCATGCTGCTAAACAATTTATCATATTGTTCATTAAAGGCCACCTGCTGCGTTGAAAACAGCTGCTGATTTAATTTATACTGATTAACGGCTGCTACAACATCATTTTTTAACTGGAACTCACTTTGTTTTAAAGTGCTTTCCTGGCTTTTGATATTGTACCGTGCCGATTTGATGTTGCCCTGGTTACGGTTGAACAATGGCAGGGGCAAACCAATCTGTAAACCATAGTAATGCGGCGCATAACTACTGTTTTGATCATATGCAACACCAATGGTTACATCAGGCACAGCCAACGCCTTTTGATAAGCAAGGTTATGGGTAGCCGAATTTAACTGATACTGGTTTGACAGGTAATCGGGCCGGTTGGCCAGGGCCTGGTTAATAAGCGACTGCAAATCAAGATCGACATTTTCAGCAGGCTTGTCATTGATAACAGGCTGGATGAATACCGTTTCTTTAGTTTGCAGCAACGTTTTAAGCTCTGTTTGCAGATCATTGATCTGGCGGTTGTTCTCAACCATGTCGTTCTGCAAGCCAAATAGCAATGCTTTCAGGCGGATGAGGTCCTTCATGGAGGTGTTACCCGCATCATATGATTTTTGGATGGCATTAACCAGGCTGGTAGCAGAGCTAACCTCGTTTTGATAAACAAACTGCTGTGCGTTAAGTGTAGCAAGCTGGCTAAAATCAAGCTGAAGGTTGTATTTCAGGTTGCGCATCAGATCGTTAAAAGCGGCTTCCTGGACTTTTGCATCGTCTTCGGCTACTCTAACTTGCTTGCCGCGCTTTCCTGCGGTTGCAAACACCTGGCTTAGCTGAACAAATATCTGTCCGCCGCCATTGGAGTGGTTGAAAAATTTATTAGTGCTGCCGTCATGGATATTCTGATCGGTGCTCAGCGTGGGGTTATCCCATAATTTAGCTTGTTGAATGAGCGCTTTCGAGGCATCAACGTTATACTTTTGGGCAAGCAGGCTAAGGTTATTTTCAATGAATTGCTTTTCAGCATCCTGGAAATTGATCTTTAATGTATCTGTCTGAGCTTCGGCCTTTTGGGTTAATAAACTAAAAAACAGTGGGGATATAAATAGCAGGGATTTTATAGTACGCATGTTTCCTTCTTCAATTCTACAGTACAAAACTTCAAAACGGTTATGAATTTTGTATGAAGTGAAGGAAAAACTAATGGTAGAAAGGGAACCCTGATTTTGTCTGAACCTGGATTTATAGGATTAGTAGGATTTTCTCATCATGTTGAAAGAAAAATCTGTAAATCCCGAAAGTCCCCCCAAATCCTGGTTCAGAGATTTATTTCAAAATCATCCGCATCTTTCAAAAAGGGGAGTGCACGGCGCACTTTTTCAACCTCATCGCCTATGATACTGAAAGTGTAAAGGTCTTCTTCATCGCGTTTGTAGTAAACTACCTTGCCGTTAGGATCGATACAGGTAGAGTCGCCACTATGGTAAATTTCGTTTCCATCGTGGCCTACCCGGTTAACTGCTATTACATAAGATTGATTTTCAACCGCGCGCGCAGGTATCAGCGTACGCCAGTGGGCTGCCCTGCGCTCGGGCCAGTTGGCTACTACAATGAGCAGGTCATAAGGGTTTTCTTCAATATTGCGCAACCACACCGGGAAACGCAGGTCGTAACAGATCACCGGGCAAATTTTCCAGCCATTAAGCTCAACAAAAAGTTTTTTGGTGCCGGCGGTGTAAGTATTGTGTTCGCTGCCCAGTGCAAACAGATGGCGTTTATCATAGTGTTCATGAGTGCCATCAGGGCGCATCCATATTAAGCGGTTATAGTATTTGCCGCTTTCTTCAATAATGATGCTTCCGGTTATCACGCAATCGTACTGCCGGGCAGTTTTTTCCATCCATTGCATGGTTTTACCATTCATGGGTTCAGCAAGTTCGGCAACGTTCATAGTAAAGCCGGTGCTGAACATTTCGGGCAGTATAATGAGGTCTGTTTTTTCGCGGATCCCTCCCGATAGCCTGAGGGTAATATTCTGAAGATTTTTATCGGTATTTTCCCAAAAAAGGTAGCCTTGAAAAACAGTAATTTTAAGATTCTCCATAATATTTGGTTCATAGTTTATGGATCATGGTTCATGGCAAAAAATGCATGACGATTGGTTGATCCATACGGATAAAACTTATACGATTTGACTACGATCCATGAACTATGGACCATGATCCAAAATCAAACTTAAATGATCTGGCTATGATCCATTAACTATGAACCATTAACCAAAAATTAAACTCGAATTAACCTATCAACGGCTTTATCTAAAGTTTCTTGTCTTTTGGCGAAACAAAATCTTAACACATGGTGATCAATCCCCTTGCTGTAAAAAGCCGAAACAGGTATCGATGCTACCCCAAATTCCTTCGCCACACGGATAGAAAAGTCGGCATCTCTTTCGTCGGTAATAGCGCGGTAACTTACTGACTGAAAGTATGAACCACTGCATGGCAAAAGCTTAAAACGGCTTTGCTCAAGGCCTTTCCTGAAGTAGTCGCGTTTTTCCCTGAAAAATTCGGCCAGGCCGAGATAAGTTTCTTCGTTTTTTAAATGCTCGGCAATAGCATACTGAATAGGTGTGTTTACCGCGAACACCAAAAACTGGTGAATTTTCCTGAACTCATTCATCAAATAGGCAGGCGCCATACAATATCCCACCTTCCAGCCGGTGGCATGAAAAGGCTTGCCGAACGAGGCTACGATAAAGCTGCGCTGTTGCAGGTCGGGGTAGCGGGCCATGCTGTGGTGGGTTTCGCCGTCATATATCAGGTGTTCATATACCTCATCACTTAGGATCAGGATATCCTGATTCTTTACCAGCGCACTCAACTCGTCAATATCCTCCTTATGCAAAATGGTTGCCGTTGGGTTATGCGGCGAGTTAAGGATGATCATTTTTGTTTTTTGGTTGATAAGCCGCTTAACCATGTCCCATGCAATGCGGTAATTGGGCGGCTCAAGGGCA
It contains:
- a CDS encoding efflux RND transporter periplasmic adaptor subunit — its product is MMKRETLFSGISALLLLAACKGKTPPVTENKQVCVSDSMARMITIDTAKTTTIKNELSLSGEVSYDDNAVIKVFPFSGGQVLDVKVSLGDKVSKGQTLAIVRSADVAGNYTDLASSKADVSIAKRQLEQAEYLYKNGISSERDYTEAKENYNKAEAAYSKVKEQISINGGGNTSPGGTLVIKAPESGYIVEKNITAGSFIRPDNNNAMFTISNMKDVWIWANVFESDISKVKAGYTAKITTVAYPDKVFTGKVDAISSVLDPDNKVMKIKIVLPNEGMLLKPEMFTNVVITNTDKAQSVSVPAKAVVFDNSRNFVVIYNDKCDLKLREVSVIKTVEDTSYIASGLKPGDKVISKNQLLLYDALAGD
- a CDS encoding TolC family protein, which encodes MRTIKSLLFISPLFFSLLTQKAEAQTDTLKINFQDAEKQFIENNLSLLAQKYNVDASKALIQQAKLWDNPTLSTDQNIHDGSTNKFFNHSNGGGQIFVQLSQVFATAGKRGKQVRVAEDDAKVQEAAFNDLMRNLKYNLQLDFSQLATLNAQQFVYQNEVSSATSLVNAIQKSYDAGNTSMKDLIRLKALLFGLQNDMVENNRQINDLQTELKTLLQTKETVFIQPVINDKPAENVDLDLQSLINQALANRPDYLSNQYQLNSATHNLAYQKALAVPDVTIGVAYDQNSSYAPHYYGLQIGLPLPLFNRNQGNIKSARYNIKSQESTLKQSEFQLKNDVVAAVNQYKLNQQLFSTQQVAFNEQYDKLFSSMLKSFQQRQISLVEFVDFFDTYKDTKLKILQQQYNLQKAIADLNFATGTTIIKS
- a CDS encoding amidohydrolase, with amino-acid sequence MENLKITVFQGYLFWENTDKNLQNITLRLSGGIREKTDLIILPEMFSTGFTMNVAELAEPMNGKTMQWMEKTARQYDCVITGSIIIEESGKYYNRLIWMRPDGTHEHYDKRHLFALGSEHNTYTAGTKKLFVELNGWKICPVICYDLRFPVWLRNIEENPYDLLIVVANWPERRAAHWRTLIPARAVENQSYVIAVNRVGHDGNEIYHSGDSTCIDPNGKVVYYKRDEEDLYTFSIIGDEVEKVRRALPFLKDADDFEINL
- a CDS encoding methionine aminotransferase, which codes for MIPVVSKLPQTGTTIFTTMSALANELGAINLSQGFPDYDCSPDLIELVNKAMKEGHNQYAPMAGVMALRERIAEKTEKLYGAVYNPETEITITAGGTQAIFTAISAVIHPNDEVIIFEPAFDCYAPAIKLMGGVVKSLALEPPNYRIAWDMVKRLINQKTKMIILNSPHNPTATILHKEDIDELSALVKNQDILILSDEVYEHLIYDGETHHSMARYPDLQQRSFIVASFGKPFHATGWKVGYCMAPAYLMNEFRKIHQFLVFAVNTPIQYAIAEHLKNEETYLGLAEFFREKRDYFRKGLEQSRFKLLPCSGSYFQSVSYRAITDERDADFSIRVAKEFGVASIPVSAFYSKGIDHHVLRFCFAKRQETLDKAVDRLIRV